The nucleotide sequence GGTTAGAAATTCATAGTTTTGAACTTTAGCtttatttaacaacaaattCACCAGTTGACAGTTGCTTTTTGTTTGGTTTGTTtcgttatttcattataaacagTTTTACACTACCAGCAACGCTTGCAAATTGTTGAAatcatttatcaatataatagtTGTTCTATCCATTAAATTTATCGTGCATTTAGTCTATTTTATGGCGTACATAATTGTCCTTCAGAACAGATaattcgaataaaaatatttttatgacacATCACTTTTATCCAGAATACGTATCCCGTAAAACACCGAACATTGCCATGAAAAACTTGTAACCGCTATTCTGATCTAAATCAATTCATTTTTCGCCATTCTCATCAAATATGGTCACATTTAATAAAAGTTGTGGCGAAAAAATCTTTCAAGATTCAACTTGTGTGAGAATAAGAACCAAAATACCATCGTTTGAACCGCCAATTTGGTGAATAAGCTGAAGCAagttgatattgatattgaatttgttttgtgCAATGAAgaccattttttattaaaaagaacgTAAATAAGCAGAATTGTCGCAGATAGGGTGAGGATATTCCACAAGCTTTTGTCGAAACATCATGACATCCATAACGTTACTTTTAACGTTATAGGGacatgtataaaaatatattcgttCCTGAGTTAGTTATGTATCAATCTTGCTGGCATGTGGTTTTAACAGGACGAAACCACATACAATAAAGTACGTGACAATTGATTTACTCAAAGAAACTTCTAACGAGATTAATTTCATGTAATGGTCCAATTATTGGCCACCTCTttggataattttctttgtGGTTATGTAATTATCTACATCGATGAACTCAAAAGAATTGAGCACCTAGAAATCCACATTCGAAGAATTATTGGCGAAATTTAGCAACATATGTTGCGATAAGTTCATGAAAATTGGTATTCCAGATTGATCCTTGTACGGGCCTACCAATATCATAAATTATCTATccaatttattgatattaaataacTTTCTCTTTTTACTTACTTACTTCCTATTTGGCCCGTGTTCAGTTCAGTCTTTTTATTTCCAGGTTTTTTTGCTATTCTTCCATTCCATTTCCTTCGGGGTCTGcctcttcttttctttttatttgtttcccaTATCACCTTAACTGTTTTGTCCTTCTCCATTTTTTTGCACTGCACTCACTACGTTTAATTATATCGTTCCTTAATTTATCGAGTCTATGATTCTAAGATTCTCGTTATTGtacgttttgttatttttttgttacataataCAGGGCTATATATGTGAATATTGTCTTATTTGCCCTGTTGGTATCAATTCTTCAATCTGGTCTTACAATTATCCCTATATAATTTAGCATTCTAACTCTCTTCTCCACTTCTTGTTTTTTGTACAGTTATTTCTTCTGGTTTacttgatattttcattatttttttcttttgtatatttatcttcAATCCGAATTGCTTCCTTCCATTATTCCATTTCTGTATACTGTTTTGTAGCGCAAGTCGTAGGTCGTAGTTCACTCATGTAGATTGGTCTTAATATGTTGTATCCTTTGTGTGTTTACTTCTTTAGCTATTTCGTCTATGACTAAAAGAAACACTCACTCCTCTGTAAATTACAAAACTACTTGTCGTATTCCCGCTAGTTCGTACCACATTTTCTGTTTTCCTATATGTGCTCGtaacttttttatcaattgttCACTAACTTTTCTATTCCTCCTTCTCTTTTCTATTGTTATATAACTTGTACAGGAGATTCctgattacgttattttttagttcatttgtaaTGGCACTAAACTTCTTCTTAATCACTTTTACTACATCATTAAACTGTAAACAAATAAGTAGTGGGCTGTATTTACTATTTAACTAAATTGTActttaaaactaaaaacatttATCCACTCTTACTAATTGACATCaaccaaaatacataatatataaatatattataagataGTAGCGGGCTAATAATCACACGCACGCTACCAAGGCCAAAAAGCAAGtgttacatttctttttctatttatcttttgGCCCAGCGTTAACCGACTAGACaagcaaaaaaaagttttaagaatAAAAACCACAATACAGCTTGTTGCCACGGtaacaaaattcagtatatGCGGGGAACAGATTAATAACatgaaagaaatatacatatatacgaggtgcgttCACAACACTTGTGTAATGGTAAATAAGCAAATCTTACATTGATAATACTTAATTTGGAAAgtcttatattattttttgtttattaatttgcTAAATACTGGGCAATTCCATTTCTGTTCATTACTACATcgattttgatttaataaaagatGTATGTACTCCATTAGGCGACATCTAACATCAATGGGATTAAATATATATCTTCTGGGGTGAAAAGCTTATGCATCCTAGTGGTTCTAGGTGGACACACTCTCTTTTTAAATTAACTAATTAAATGagaattatttacataaaattatattaagattatatttaactatatttatgTTTTGTAATCTTTTATGTACATTTTTAGTCTGCGACAAGTCTTTGCAAAGTGACCTAAAAAGAGCTACTTTTGGTACCTTCAAACGTATATTGGTATCACAATGTAACGCTTGTAGGGATAATAGCACAATTATAAATCCGAAAGAAGCATTTGACGACGTACAAGCTCTACTCAAAGCCGGTGAACATCTACTAGGTACTGACGAATCCATCTTCATTACTATAATGTGTCAAAGAAATtacttacaactaaaattagTGTTCGAagaatatcatcgaataacttccagcGATATTGAGAaagatataaaaagtaaattttccgGAAATTCTAAAGCAGCGCTATTGGCTATAGTGAGATCGATAAGAAGCCAACCTACTTTTTATGCTAAAATGCTTAATAGAAGCATGAAGGGTTTAGGTACCAATAATAGACAATTGATACGTATAGTTGTTACCAGATCTGAGATAGATATGGGTTTCATTAAAAAAGAATACCAAGCAAGATATAGAATCTCATTAGCTGATGCCATCAAGGTAATTATTGATAACTTTTTCTAATGAGTTTTGATTAGGTTAATATCTATGTGTTAACCAGAATtgtcttttcaaaatttaaatttttcttctgcTTTGTTTTCTTAGTGTTTGTAGATATTACATGATCACCTTGAGttcgattattttttagttGATCGCTCAACTGGCGAGTAGGACTGCTACGTCTATTTTCCGATCATTTCCAtccaaattgaaatatattctcattttacaattttattatttttgtaaataattttaaaaatatgtcttacgcgagaaagtattcgttaaaaggtaatcgaatcattataaattggacggtatttagacagatgcactcaATTGTTAACTCgtcttgctacaactgaatattaaattataaaacgtaaatagacgagtaaaatgtacctgcctggtttaaacagggtatcagacgtgaactgagcactttttgtaccccattcgtttataataacttcggtagtcttttagcTGGCGCAAATAATCTTCGAAGCATCGAACTATACTTAATGATTCGGTTATTGTCATCCATTTATACAGTTTTGTGATTAAAACCACATCCTGGCGAAagttgacgcaatgtttctaaactggtataattgtattctgaataatctgctaccttttgctgtattacttctaatgtcgtaatcctgttctccttatataaactataaattgtccttgagtagctttgtcaactgaattattcacagcaacccctttcgtgatgagtccacgtggactgacggtttgttagatatttacccAATTTTATGCACGGAGAAAACGTTATttcttcttaatttggtatgagtgtcgtgagtatttatgaaatattgattgttcctcgcataactgtcttctggaactgatattggaagaactatagcACTTGCAGATCATTTGGTCAATATACACTCATCCCAGTTCCTACTGTGATGTTGGAAGCATCGATATTGCATGATTGGATGCACTGCTAACCAATGCGGTACTTTCAAGgaaactaattaatttttttgataattcattGTATTTGTTTATCACACCTAGTAGTTTATTCAATGATAACACCAACATTATTTTTGTCTACctttagtattttcaaatttattttcaggGTGATTGTTCAGGAAGTTACAAGAAATGTTTATTGGCACTTATTGATGAATTATGAAATTCAAGAACGAAAAAAGGAAAgctattattaatattatattcatgATCAGTATATCATCTTATAGTTTAGAAATATCTATTTTAATCTAAAGACAAAcgcaaattaaaataattaatgtatAGTAACTGTAGTTGTATAAGGCTATAAGTTCTGTCTTCAGTTGGGAATCATCTGATAACAGCCGGGTCAAGGTCAgggttaaaatatatttcttagaCGTTGCAATGTGAaagatttcaataattatacACAAACTACTGATACGCGAAATTTGAAACCTTCTCTGCTATACTTACTGGTAAAATGTATTAGTGCAATAACACGTTCCGGCATTCTTTAAAATGCCAGGAAAAGCTCCACCATCCAATAAGTATATAGCTTTATATAATGACGGttactataacaaaataaaagtatgaAAAAGGTCATTATAATCTTGTCTTCGATGTAAATGTCACTATTCCATTAAAAGTGTTAATAACAGTTTTTACTATCTAATAGATTTCAGTTTATCAACAACAAACTGAAAACGTTATCTTTAAATAagttcttatatataaaatgtatctCAATGtgaaccaaatttaaaaaattaaacaagaaatcCCATTAACTTTTTCAGTGtcagttttaaaacaaatagaTTATTGGTATTAAACGACATGATTCCAACTTGGTTATTGTCAATTATCTAAAAGATACGTCGTCTGTatacaacatattttattatgtcCCAAGGTCAATAGAACGAGAACCAGTTATTGACcgtattatatttaaaattaaattactcaTTGCCAATGACGTATATGTACACAATCGTTTAAAGCAGAAAAATATTGCACCATTTCCCCCACAGCGCTGAACTGATAATAAAAGAAGTACAACTGGGAATTCCGATTAGCAGTTGGATACTTCCACTAGCCCACTAGCGGATTTAGACATTTAACGCGTGATTAGAGGTGGACGTTACTCGTTTTTAAATATCAGTTAcgtttaattatataaaaaaaattgctctTAATAACCAAACTTCCTTATAATATGGCTAACAACTGAAtgtaatattattcaaatattgattaGCTAGTTGAGCCCTATAAATTTTTCACGtctcataattatttatatttaattggtATTTGTCAAGAAAAGTTACTATTATTAAACGAAATTCATAAAATGGATGCAAAATTATATGATTAACAGAAATATATATGTTTTGAGAAGGTTCAGCGTAAAAAAGCAATAGCCTATTTAGATTCAATACCAGCAGTGAGTGTGTTAATGTCAACAGTGTTCTTGATGCTTTCCATCTCCTCGATGAAATTCCAGGTAGGCAGATTGATGCCTTGGAATCAATCGaaaaaaaggggtgattcgttgcgtggagtaggcagattgagaccacggaatcggatcacctcctaccaatgaacgaataaacACCATATCCCTAACCCCTTCTCTTGGTAATGGCTCCAAAGTGGAAGCcaaaacgtcgagaattttcaacgcggttatatatatatatatatatatatatatatatatatatatatatatatatatatatatatatatatatatatatatatatataacgaaGTTTTCTTATTGGGATCGTGGCAATTGACGTATTGACTTACTTTCAGAGAAGGTCAAATCGTCCTGCtcgtagaaaaaagtatttctttACTCACTTactgcataaataactatttaaagTGCCCTTTTTCTTTGTATAGTCGTGCAGAAAGTATAGTCGTCTATTTGTGTATAAAGACTATTATTCCCTCGAACGATTACAACAATTTCCTTCGGCTCGTGTGGTGATTTTAATTCTCGTGAATAATAGCCAtcattatatacattatatacCATTCTAGCGTATATCATGTAAAAATCATTCCTCCTTgaatttacgaaatagtcccaCCTCTAATCTGTAACCTAAAATTTCTTGTCAGTTGACGTTTCGTATTCTAGTTTGAGTGTTGACGTAGAAGAACTTATTCATCGTAGTGAAAATCATTTGTATTTTTGGAGATTGTTATCTAAATACAAAATAGTAGTAACGAGCTTTATAAGTAAGTGATTAATCTTGTTTTGGTTAAGTCGAATCAAGCAgtattaacaatttatttttattcgaatttgAAAGGTGTGGCTTAATTTACCGGCTAATATATTTAGTTaaagttaaattattattgtgctCAATTgctcgataatttttttataatttgactATTAGAAAACttatattattctttatttgtAGAAGTGACAGCAAAATGAGTTATCCTGGATACCCATATCAACAGGTGAGTCAAAAGTGAAAGTGTGATTTACTTTGTGGTTTATTACGTAAAAATAGAAACTGATTCAGGTGATTTCATTACATTGATTTATTGAGCATactgaataataatttataaaaactcaagaaattgattaaaattaaaagttgttCACACTAAGTATTGATAACTATTTAATGGATGTTAGAGatcaattcttttataaatCTCGATatctaatattcataaaaagcacattttcttattaaaatagaatattatttcTTCGAAACTTAATGTCGATTTTTGTGgataaatatgtaattattcAGATCTTTTGCAGTTGGCTTATGATTGCAACTGATACTTTTTGCCTTCTCTGTGGCTACCAATGTTTGAGTACttcaaaattaagaaatataaatgaattacagtaaaaaaaatcataaacgAGAATGTTTAATTCACCACAAATGACTAAAAGGTTgatgttacaaaaatgtttcaatCAGCTAATCAGATTTGTTGTCTGTGTGTTTGTGGTCTTCAAGATATGTTAGTTGCCATTATagggaaaaaaattgacaactCACCTAAGGTCAAATCAAATGAGCTGATGGATTAAAGTACTTTAACATCTTGTATGATAAATATGTGGACAACATTGTTCTGCATTAGGATGAAACTGACCTAGGGGATAACGTGAGACCCTAAAATGTCTTCTATGTATCGGTTCACCGTTAATTCCCCCACTCCAACACCAGTATCAATGAAAACCAACTCTGTTTTTGCTACCATTGAAATACCCGTTCAACTAATCAAGAAACCTCTTCCAAAAGCAACACTGAGCGTCCTCTAGGTCTTTTGTAGAATCGTCCTCTTCTATTGCTACCATGCAGGCACATTCACACTTCGTCTAAGAGGAGAACGAAGTTCCGATGTTAACGTGTCTGGCAAATAGTAGACGAGCTGCTCGTATTCATTTGGGGCCAGTAGCTGCCCTTTTTGGCTCAAGGTTAGCTTCCCTAAGTCTTCTTATGGCTATCCAGCCACCAGCCTGATTTCTCAGCGATGTCCTGACAATGAATCGCAACCGCGTCTTCATTGAAAGTTACCAGTCTTTTGGTAACGACGGTTTATTCTGGAAACAACAGAATGACTCATCTTCAGCGCACTCGCCACTACTCCCTGACTCCGGCCTTGTCGCAGTAAGGTGACCTcttgagcagctttatcacttgttgtgtCCATTTTCAGGTTGACGTTTGGTGGGTAACTGATAGTGGTGGGTGAGATAGagattagaaattttttatagagagGAAGGTTCATCGgaattggccctgatataggagatgctcctctgcagggcagAGGTTGTGGTGTTAGGTTTTTGCTACGCTGCTTTAGGCGGAACAAAGAAAAAAGAGCGACGTCgatcgaaaaagaagaagaaaagggTGCTCTAGCCTAAAAAATAAACAGTTCTTTCCAGGTTTAGGCATGATGATTTTATCATGGGTGGCTGGCGGGTATAGTTGCGTCTGCATTATTTCCTAccgtcggccatttggctggtgaACCAGTTCGCTGATAGTGGTGGGTCAGGTAGATCACCTTTTGTAAGGGTCAGTTAAAAGGGTGGTTGCAGATCGTAACATATTCTTGGACAATGTGAGCAAGAAACATTACAATACTTTGTATGATTTTGAAGTTTGCAGCGATGTCGGCCGAGTCGATTTTTTTTGCTCAAAAGTGTAAAAAATGCTACTTTATGGCACATCAATCCACcacaaagtaatttttttttattttgcctaCCTGTAACCTTTATTGTATTATATGTTTTGGGTTATctagtttcattttattttttgatatcatCTAATATACTTTACATAGTAATTCAATTAGGTAGATTAAAGTTGACATTAGTCAACACGCAATAAAAGGGCGAAACAAggacaaaaacatatttttattgccGTAATTAGCTTatcatttaataaaactataatctTTTACTTTTCAGGGTgcaatttttctatgtttatttAGGTCTATAAATGAACATTGGAAACTAAAATAATACAAACTATAGATTTTCATAAATCAgctcaaaaaaatttgtttttaaatcattttgacaacccaaatttaaaattttgtggGACCACGAAATAGATACGATATATTAAATGCAATCTCGTTTAGAGGTGCAGGATGATATTGTAGTGCAACGAAATGCATTACAAcatcaacttttttaaaatttatttgcatGTACGAGAGGTTAATCTGCAATGCATTTCTTGACGGACACACTTTGACTGTTTCTT is from Diorhabda sublineata isolate icDioSubl1.1 chromosome 1, icDioSubl1.1, whole genome shotgun sequence and encodes:
- the LOC130450998 gene encoding annexin B11-like, giving the protein MNILNQWHSPTVVPVQLFNATEDAQVLRKAIKGFGTDDKTIIKILARRNNRQRLQIANAYKTLFGKDLLKDFKGKLSADFANLVIAMMTPTNDYYVKQLEEAMEGTEIDEDALIEILCTKSNEEIRFIKQNYEKLCDKSLQSDLKRATFGTFKRILVSQCNACRDNSTIINPKEAFDDVQALLKAGEHLLGTDESIFITIMCQRNYLQLKLVFEEYHRITSSDIEKDIKSKFSGNSKAALLAIVRSIRSQPTFYAKMLNRSMKGLGTNNRQLIRIVVTRSEIDMGFIKKEYQARYRISLADAIKGDCSGSYKKCLLALIDEL